One Microbacter margulisiae genomic window carries:
- a CDS encoding zinc-dependent alcohol dehydrogenase family protein, which produces MSKKMQAAYLPGNSTVVLKDVEIPVPGHGEVLIKMKSSTICGSDIRAIYREHLGKGPEGYQNKVCGHEPSGQIVQCGPGLRRFKEGDRVIVYHISGCGVCNDCRRGYMISCTSKYRRAYGWQRDGGMAEYLLAEEKDLVALPDSLTYTDGAQVACGFGTVYEGLEKIGISGNDAVLVVGLGPVGLAACMLVKAMGAIKVIGVDTVQERVDIAIEKGLVDHAFLSDANAAAKILELTGGMGVEKSVDCSGHTIGRQLAVRATRKWGKIVLIGEGGTMELNPSPDLIHDQKTIYGSWVTNIWRMEELVERIVRWGIHPEDLVTNRYTLDNASDAFALMAEGKCGKVAVVFDEEIK; this is translated from the coding sequence ATGAGTAAGAAAATGCAAGCGGCATATTTGCCGGGAAATAGTACGGTGGTACTGAAAGATGTAGAGATTCCGGTTCCAGGGCATGGAGAAGTTTTAATCAAAATGAAGTCTTCAACCATTTGTGGCAGCGACATACGCGCCATTTATAGAGAACACTTAGGCAAAGGGCCTGAAGGATATCAAAATAAAGTTTGCGGTCACGAACCTTCAGGACAGATTGTACAATGCGGTCCCGGACTTCGTCGTTTCAAAGAAGGCGACCGAGTGATTGTTTATCATATCTCAGGATGTGGTGTTTGCAATGATTGCCGTCGTGGTTACATGATTAGTTGCACCAGCAAGTATCGTCGTGCTTACGGTTGGCAACGTGACGGTGGTATGGCCGAATATCTTTTAGCGGAAGAAAAAGACTTGGTTGCTCTTCCTGATTCGTTGACCTATACCGATGGAGCACAAGTTGCCTGTGGATTTGGCACCGTGTACGAAGGATTGGAGAAAATCGGGATCAGTGGTAACGATGCTGTATTGGTAGTTGGTCTTGGCCCTGTAGGACTTGCCGCTTGTATGTTGGTTAAAGCAATGGGTGCAATCAAAGTAATCGGGGTAGATACAGTTCAGGAACGCGTGGATATTGCCATTGAAAAAGGATTGGTCGATCATGCTTTCCTTTCGGATGCAAATGCCGCAGCAAAAATATTAGAGTTAACCGGAGGAATGGGAGTTGAAAAATCGGTGGATTGTTCTGGGCATACCATAGGTCGTCAATTAGCAGTTCGTGCAACACGAAAATGGGGAAAGATAGTACTTATCGGCGAAGGAGGTACCATGGAGCTGAATCCAAGTCCCGATTTGATTCACGATCAAAAAACCATTTATGGTTCATGGGTAACGAATATCTGGCGTATGGAAGAGTTAGTGGAGCGCATTGTCCGTTGGGGAATTCATCCTGAAGACTTGGTGACCAATCGATACACACTCGACAATGCTTCGGACGCTTTTGCTCTGATGGCAGAAGGTAAATGTGGTAAAGTGGCTGTGGTGTTTGACGAGGAAATTAAATAA
- a CDS encoding aldo/keto reductase gives MLTNQLNSNAVDPNSVPKKKLNTGAEMPVVGLGTFGSDNYDNQTIANAVRDAICLGYRHIDCASVYGNEKEIGEVIAQLIAEGKVKREELWITSKVWNDMHHDVIGACKKSLADLQLDYLDLYLVHWPFPNSHAKGVSVESRDANARPYIHTDYMKTWRDMEKLVEMGLVKNIGTSNMTIPKMELLLRDCNIKPACNEMELHPHFQQPALFSYLLQHDIQPIGFSPVGSPNRPERDKTPDDTTPIADPVILEIAKAHGVHPAVICIKWGVQNGQIPIPFSVKQEKYMSNLRCVTEDPLTDAEMAAIKNIDKNCRFIKGQVFTWKGATWEDLWDEDGKIKTN, from the coding sequence ATGCTTACAAATCAATTAAATTCAAACGCTGTTGATCCGAACAGCGTACCAAAGAAGAAGTTAAACACGGGAGCGGAGATGCCCGTAGTAGGTCTCGGAACGTTTGGTTCGGATAATTATGACAATCAAACCATTGCCAATGCGGTTCGTGATGCTATATGTCTGGGCTATCGCCATATTGACTGTGCATCGGTTTATGGAAATGAAAAAGAGATCGGCGAAGTAATCGCTCAACTCATTGCAGAAGGCAAAGTGAAACGGGAAGAGTTGTGGATTACTTCCAAAGTGTGGAACGATATGCACCATGATGTGATCGGGGCATGTAAAAAATCGCTCGCTGATTTGCAACTCGACTACTTAGATTTGTACTTGGTGCATTGGCCATTCCCGAATTCACATGCTAAAGGGGTTTCCGTCGAATCGCGCGATGCCAATGCCAGACCTTATATCCATACCGATTATATGAAAACATGGCGCGACATGGAAAAGTTGGTAGAAATGGGCTTGGTGAAAAACATCGGCACATCCAACATGACCATTCCGAAAATGGAATTACTGTTGCGCGATTGCAACATAAAACCGGCATGCAATGAGATGGAACTTCATCCGCATTTTCAACAACCGGCACTGTTCAGTTACTTGCTTCAACACGATATTCAGCCAATTGGTTTTTCTCCTGTAGGATCACCCAATCGTCCAGAACGTGATAAAACACCCGATGACACAACACCCATTGCAGATCCGGTCATCCTTGAAATAGCAAAAGCACATGGTGTTCATCCAGCAGTGATTTGCATTAAATGGGGCGTACAAAACGGACAAATACCCATTCCATTTTCCGTCAAACAAGAAAAGTACATGAGCAATTTGCGTTGCGTTACCGAAGATCCGCTGACGGATGCCGAAATGGCAGCCATTAAAAACATTGACAAAAACTGTCGATTTATCAAAGGTCAGGTTTTCACATGGAAAGGAGCAACATGGGAAGATCTTTGGGATGAGGACGGCAAAATAAAAACAAATTGA
- a CDS encoding alpha-L-fucosidase, with protein sequence MKQTNSIHSRMTYYGQILFTVILLSAIGLVAVNAAQQVNKSVGKTNTDAFQKNKDARMAWWREARFGMFIHWGVYSVPAGMYDGKQIPGLGEWIMCNAKIPMAKYQAYAKEFNPVKYNPDEWVRLAKEAGMKYIVITAKHHDGFAMFKTKVSKWNIVQASPYGKDILKPLAAACRKHGVQLGFYYSQAQDWNNGGSECKGAWDPAQKRNMDDYIDSIAVPQVKELLTHYGEFPAVLWWDTPCDMNQERAAKINALLKLKPNIITNNRLGGGFPGDYETPEQQIPPNGLPGHDWETCMTINNTWGFKQDDHNWKSTKVLLRNLIDIASKGGNYLLNVGPDATGVIPQPEVQRLKEMGAWLKINGQAIYGTMASPFKEQLQWGRCTKKESKNNTILYLTVFNWPTDGKLIVPNLTNKVVSSSLLANGIKLQSRVTVNGLVISVPTNAPDSIASVIKVVIKK encoded by the coding sequence ATGAAACAAACAAATTCAATTCATTCAAGGATGACCTATTATGGTCAGATTTTATTCACCGTAATATTACTGAGCGCCATAGGGTTGGTTGCAGTCAATGCAGCACAACAAGTAAACAAATCCGTCGGCAAAACGAATACCGATGCCTTTCAGAAAAATAAGGATGCACGAATGGCATGGTGGCGTGAAGCTCGATTTGGCATGTTCATTCATTGGGGTGTGTATTCTGTTCCTGCAGGAATGTATGATGGCAAACAAATTCCTGGTCTTGGTGAATGGATAATGTGTAACGCAAAAATTCCGATGGCTAAGTATCAAGCCTATGCAAAAGAGTTTAATCCGGTGAAATATAATCCTGACGAATGGGTGCGTCTGGCGAAAGAAGCGGGTATGAAATACATTGTTATCACAGCTAAACATCATGATGGATTCGCTATGTTTAAAACTAAGGTAAGCAAATGGAACATTGTACAGGCTTCTCCTTACGGTAAAGATATTTTGAAACCATTAGCAGCAGCTTGTAGAAAACATGGTGTTCAATTAGGGTTTTATTATTCGCAAGCTCAGGATTGGAACAATGGAGGATCTGAGTGTAAAGGGGCTTGGGATCCTGCACAAAAGAGGAACATGGACGATTATATTGATAGCATTGCGGTGCCACAAGTGAAGGAATTGTTAACTCATTATGGCGAGTTTCCGGCAGTATTGTGGTGGGACACTCCATGCGACATGAATCAAGAACGTGCTGCTAAAATTAATGCGTTGTTGAAACTTAAACCCAACATCATCACTAACAATCGACTTGGCGGCGGGTTTCCTGGCGATTATGAAACTCCCGAACAGCAAATTCCACCTAATGGATTACCCGGTCATGACTGGGAAACGTGTATGACGATTAATAATACATGGGGGTTCAAACAAGATGACCATAATTGGAAATCCACGAAGGTATTACTACGTAACCTGATTGACATTGCCAGCAAAGGCGGCAATTATCTCCTCAATGTTGGGCCGGATGCAACCGGAGTCATTCCTCAACCCGAAGTACAACGGCTCAAAGAGATGGGGGCATGGCTTAAAATCAACGGACAAGCTATTTATGGCACCATGGCCAGCCCTTTTAAAGAGCAATTGCAGTGGGGACGTTGCACTAAAAAAGAATCGAAAAATAACACTATTCTTTATCTAACTGTATTCAATTGGCCTACTGATGGAAAATTGATTGTTCCGAATCTGACAAATAAAGTTGTTTCTTCTTCCTTATTAGCAAATGGAATCAAATTACAATCTAGAGTCACAGTTAATGGACTCGTCATTAGTGTACCTACAAATGCTCCTGATTCCATTGCCTCAGTTATTAAGGTTGTTATAAAGAAATAG
- a CDS encoding alpha-L-fucosidase: MKNLKQLFLILAILFPIGTYINAQYKAKGIIDKTTSKQQETPKTQWFQNAKFGLFIHWGLYSILGGEWNGKRYYGSSEWIMNRAKIPVVEYSKLAQQFNPVKFNAAEWVKIAKEAGMKYIVITAKHHDGFAMFDSKVSDFNIMHTPFHRDPLKELSVACQKNNIKLGFYYSQFLDWHEPNGGGNDWDFVEKNKDYKSYYQSKSIPQIKELLSNYGPLGLIWFDMPGGLSKEETQALIDTARRLQPNCLFSSRVGHGLGDFLDFGDSEVPATVIKEPWEAIFTHNDSWGYLKFDFNFKTPSEIIRLLTNIVSKGGNLMLNVGPKADGTIPEESIKCLLSVGKWLKINGKAIYGTTYGPIAPQPWGVTTLKPDKLFLHVMLRPKNGDLIVPGVNVKVKKVWFLSNMKSLNWKQNQQMLKVKLPLVLPDDANSVIVVEYTGKISDSYIDAPSVISPQFNECNLDVIKAKPTGNTKIEPITYSFYFGVWKHTTCATMMQSPSDSLIYNVEFAEPGDYKIILEYSCPIENSKQEGLLQVGGQKFYFETLSTGNYDVSRPLMFIQQSVAMITVRKAGLQTIKISPVNEGKELFKLRRIIVKPVEYKF, translated from the coding sequence ATGAAAAATCTCAAACAACTATTTTTAATTCTAGCTATTCTTTTTCCTATTGGAACATATATAAATGCCCAATATAAAGCTAAAGGAATAATTGATAAGACCACTTCAAAACAACAAGAAACTCCCAAAACACAATGGTTTCAAAATGCTAAATTTGGACTTTTTATACACTGGGGATTATATTCCATTCTTGGTGGAGAATGGAATGGGAAACGCTATTATGGTTCAAGCGAATGGATAATGAATCGAGCAAAAATACCTGTAGTAGAATATAGCAAACTGGCACAGCAGTTTAATCCTGTTAAATTCAATGCTGCTGAATGGGTAAAAATAGCGAAAGAAGCGGGTATGAAATACATTGTTATCACAGCTAAACATCATGATGGGTTTGCCATGTTTGATTCAAAAGTATCTGATTTTAATATTATGCATACTCCTTTTCATCGCGATCCGTTAAAAGAGCTGTCGGTAGCTTGCCAGAAAAACAACATAAAATTAGGATTTTATTATTCACAGTTCCTTGATTGGCACGAACCCAATGGTGGTGGAAATGATTGGGACTTTGTTGAGAAAAACAAAGATTATAAATCCTATTACCAAAGTAAATCAATACCACAGATCAAAGAACTTTTATCCAATTATGGCCCTCTTGGTTTAATTTGGTTCGATATGCCCGGGGGGCTTTCCAAAGAGGAAACCCAAGCGTTGATTGATACAGCAAGAAGATTACAACCTAACTGTTTATTTAGTAGCCGTGTTGGACATGGGCTGGGCGATTTTCTTGACTTTGGAGATAGCGAGGTGCCTGCTACTGTGATAAAAGAACCTTGGGAAGCTATTTTCACGCACAACGATTCATGGGGTTATTTGAAATTTGATTTTAACTTCAAAACCCCTAGTGAAATCATTAGGTTATTGACAAATATAGTTTCTAAAGGTGGTAACCTGATGCTCAATGTTGGGCCAAAGGCTGACGGAACAATACCTGAAGAATCAATAAAATGTTTATTGTCTGTAGGTAAATGGCTAAAAATAAATGGGAAAGCAATTTATGGTACGACTTACGGGCCAATTGCTCCTCAACCATGGGGTGTTACAACATTAAAACCAGATAAACTTTTTTTGCATGTGATGTTAAGACCAAAAAATGGAGATTTGATTGTACCAGGAGTCAATGTAAAAGTTAAGAAAGTTTGGTTCTTGAGCAATATGAAAAGCCTGAATTGGAAACAAAATCAGCAAATGTTGAAAGTTAAGCTTCCTTTAGTACTACCGGATGATGCCAACTCAGTGATTGTGGTTGAATATACTGGCAAAATTAGTGATTCATATATTGATGCTCCGTCTGTTATCTCCCCACAGTTTAATGAATGTAATTTGGATGTGATTAAAGCCAAACCAACTGGAAATACAAAGATTGAACCAATCACCTATAGCTTCTATTTTGGTGTATGGAAACACACCACATGTGCTACAATGATGCAATCACCTTCTGATAGTCTTATCTACAATGTTGAATTTGCCGAACCTGGTGATTATAAAATTATTTTAGAATATAGCTGTCCCATTGAAAACAGTAAACAAGAAGGGTTATTGCAGGTAGGAGGTCAAAAATTCTATTTTGAAACTTTAAGTACAGGAAATTATGATGTTTCTCGCCCCCTGATGTTTATTCAACAGTCGGTGGCAATGATTACAGTTCGGAAGGCTGGTTTACAGACTATAAAAATATCACCGGTTAATGAAGGCAAGGAGTTATTTAAGTTGAGACGGATTATTGTAAAGCCTGTCGAATATAAGTTTTAA
- the fucP gene encoding L-fucose:H+ symporter permease, producing the protein MQRHKIIDKAYLVPFILVTALFYLWAIPNNLNDILIPQFMKSFQLNRLQAGLVQSAFYMGYFLLALPAAYVMDRYNYKTGLIIGLLLFATGAFLFYPAAILGTYGLFLGALFVIASGLAFLETGSNSFIAVLGDPASSAQRLNFSQAFNPLGSMTAVLIGNIFIFSGIHYTDSQVTAMKAAGTYQGYLHHEILRVIPPYMVIGTIILIWVVLIARTKFPTGIETATHNELNGSKKESHGHFSKLHQYPHFIKGVVAQFFYIGAQVGTWSFMIQYVKDYLQRTDKEAGVFLFAALVAFGIGRFVSAALMSKVSPNKLMGLYAILNTLLMTLAVVQPGLLGASALVLSSFFMSLMFPTIFALGVKGLGPNTKIGGSIIIMGIIGGAVWTPVMGLISDNTGSMALAMIVPLIAYLYIIYYAYIGYKPSGPLFETDEPVIASH; encoded by the coding sequence ATGCAAAGACACAAAATCATCGACAAAGCCTATTTGGTTCCATTTATTCTGGTGACCGCACTTTTCTACCTGTGGGCTATTCCCAATAACCTGAATGATATTCTTATTCCCCAGTTTATGAAATCGTTTCAGTTAAACCGATTACAGGCAGGCTTGGTGCAGTCGGCTTTCTACATGGGTTATTTCCTTTTAGCTCTTCCTGCAGCGTATGTAATGGATCGATATAACTACAAGACAGGCCTTATTATCGGACTTTTACTTTTTGCCACAGGGGCTTTCCTTTTTTATCCGGCAGCAATATTAGGAACCTATGGGTTGTTTTTGGGAGCATTATTTGTAATCGCCAGCGGTTTGGCTTTTCTCGAAACGGGTTCCAATTCCTTTATCGCGGTACTGGGTGATCCTGCATCATCGGCACAACGATTGAATTTTTCTCAAGCTTTTAATCCTCTCGGCTCTATGACAGCTGTGCTTATCGGTAATATTTTCATCTTTTCAGGCATACATTATACGGATAGTCAAGTTACTGCCATGAAAGCTGCAGGAACGTATCAGGGATATTTGCATCATGAGATTTTACGTGTAATTCCGCCTTACATGGTGATTGGAACTATCATTTTGATTTGGGTAGTGTTGATTGCTCGCACCAAGTTCCCGACCGGGATTGAAACGGCAACGCATAATGAATTGAATGGGAGTAAAAAAGAAAGTCACGGACATTTTTCTAAATTACACCAATATCCTCATTTTATAAAAGGCGTTGTAGCACAATTCTTTTACATAGGCGCTCAAGTCGGTACCTGGAGTTTTATGATTCAATATGTGAAAGATTATTTGCAACGCACGGATAAAGAAGCTGGCGTTTTTCTTTTTGCCGCTTTGGTGGCATTCGGCATTGGAAGGTTTGTCTCCGCCGCTTTGATGAGTAAAGTATCGCCCAACAAACTCATGGGTCTTTACGCCATACTCAATACTTTGTTGATGACTTTAGCTGTTGTGCAACCTGGTCTTTTAGGCGCTAGTGCATTGGTACTCTCCAGTTTCTTTATGTCGCTGATGTTTCCCACCATTTTTGCTTTAGGCGTAAAAGGATTGGGACCGAATACTAAGATTGGCGGTTCGATCATTATTATGGGTATTATCGGAGGTGCGGTTTGGACACCTGTTATGGGTCTTATCTCCGATAATACGGGAAGTATGGCATTGGCAATGATTGTCCCGTTAATAGCATACCTCTATATAATCTACTATGCTTACATCGGGTACAAACCCTCCGGTCCATTGTTCGAGACGGACGAGCCTGTTATTGCGTCTCATTAA
- a CDS encoding DUF6786 family protein: MENKTYGNDKKFLSNHFQLVELRSDNKRLLLTPDLQGRVLTSSSDGEDGYSFGWINYDLISSEQCLPHCNNFGGEDRYWLGPEGGQYSIFFEEGSNFGFDDWQAPSLIDTDKWNLTYTDAKKATFTKSAVLKNWTGKTLSCRLDRSVALLDEATVSNELGMAIPVGVDSIVFTSQNQLTNTGEFEWSESTGMLSIWILGQFIPSEKNTVIIPYKKSDQATINDRYFGKIDADRLKVTDHAILFKGDGNKRGKIGIPPEMTIPYAGAYDAENETLTIVHFNFEKKDNVYVNSMWEHQDEPFKGDVINSYNDGPLEDGSIMGPFYEIETSSPAARLKAGETIVHNHTTMHFKGSFESLNEIAIKVLGVNLNDTKI, from the coding sequence ATGGAAAACAAAACCTACGGAAACGACAAAAAATTTCTATCGAATCATTTTCAATTGGTAGAATTACGAAGCGACAATAAACGGCTGCTGCTTACACCCGATCTTCAAGGCAGAGTGTTGACAAGCAGTTCCGACGGAGAAGATGGATATAGCTTCGGATGGATTAACTACGATTTAATATCATCGGAGCAATGTCTTCCTCATTGCAATAATTTCGGTGGTGAGGATCGTTACTGGCTCGGCCCGGAAGGCGGACAATACTCCATTTTCTTTGAAGAAGGAAGCAATTTTGGATTCGATGACTGGCAAGCTCCATCGTTGATTGATACCGACAAATGGAACCTGACTTATACCGATGCAAAAAAAGCAACGTTTACTAAATCGGCTGTTTTAAAAAACTGGACAGGGAAAACTTTATCTTGTCGTCTTGACCGGAGCGTTGCATTGCTCGATGAAGCAACAGTTTCCAATGAATTAGGAATGGCAATTCCCGTAGGAGTGGATTCTATCGTATTTACTTCTCAAAACCAACTCACCAACACCGGTGAGTTTGAATGGAGTGAATCAACCGGTATGTTATCCATCTGGATCTTGGGTCAATTTATTCCGTCGGAAAAGAATACCGTCATCATTCCGTATAAGAAATCGGATCAGGCAACCATAAACGACCGCTATTTTGGAAAGATTGATGCTGACCGGTTGAAGGTGACCGATCACGCCATTCTTTTCAAAGGCGACGGAAACAAACGGGGAAAGATCGGCATTCCTCCTGAAATGACCATACCCTATGCAGGAGCTTATGATGCTGAAAATGAAACGTTGACCATCGTGCATTTTAACTTTGAGAAAAAAGACAATGTGTATGTCAATTCCATGTGGGAACATCAGGATGAACCCTTCAAAGGGGACGTGATCAATTCGTACAATGATGGCCCGCTTGAAGACGGAAGTATTATGGGACCGTTTTATGAAATTGAAACCTCTTCGCCTGCAGCGCGTTTGAAAGCTGGAGAAACTATTGTTCATAACCATACCACCATGCACTTTAAAGGCAGTTTCGAATCGTTGAATGAAATAGCTATAAAAGTACTCGGCGTCAATTTGAACGACACGAAGATTTGA